The sequence below is a genomic window from Flavobacterium lipolyticum.
TCATATTACAAACGAAATCAAAGACAGAATGCAATTGTTGGGTAAATCCGGCGATTATGACATTGTAATTACCGAAATCGGTGGAACTGTTGGTGATATCGAATCATTACCTTATATAGAATCTGTTCGTCAGTTGGTGTGGGAGTTGGGTGAAAATAACGGAATCGTTATTCATTTAACATTGGTTCCATATTTGGCTGCTGCGGGTGAGTTAAAAACAAAACCAACACAGCACTCTGTAAAAACTTTGATGGAAAGTGGTATCAAAGCTGATATTTTGGTTTGTAGAACTGAGCATGAATTGTCTCAGGAACTGCGTCAAAAACTGGCTTTGTTTTGCAATGTTAAGAAAGAAGCGGTTATTCAGTCCATTGATGCTTCAACCATATATGAAGTTCCAAATTTAATGCTTGAAGAAGGATTAGATGTAGTGGCTTTGAAAAAATTAGATCTGCCTAAAAAAGCATTACCGGATCTTAAAAACTGGAATACCTTTTTGAAAAGACTGAAAAATCCAAAACATACGGTAAATATTGGTTTGGTTGGAAAATATGTAGAAATGCAGGATTGTTACAAATCTATTTTAGAAGCATTCATACATGCAGGTGCAGCAAACGAAACGAAAGTAAATGTAATTTCGATACATTCAGAACATATTAATGCTGAAAATATTGTAGAAAAATTAGCAGGTCTGGATGGAGTTCTGGTAGCTCCTGGTTTTGGAGAAAGAGGTATTGAAGGTAAAATCGAAGCCGTACGTTATGTACGTGAAAACAACATTCCGTTTTTCGGAATTTGTTTAGGAATGCAAATGTCTGTAATCGAATATTCAAGAAATATTTTGGGTTACAAAGAGGCGAACTCTACTGAGATGAACGATAAAACGCCTCATCCGGTGGTGAATTTAATGGAAGAGCAAAAAACAGTGACAGATAAAGGCGGAACCATGCGTTTAGGAGCGTGGAAATGTGATATCAAACCTGATACGCTGGCGTATAAAATCTACGGTCAGAAAACAATTTCAGAGCGTCACCGTCACCGTTATGAATACAATAACAAATATGCTGATGAACTGCAAAATGCAGGTTTGAAAGCTTCAGGGGTAAACCCGGATACAGGTTTGGTAGAAATTGTAGAACTTGAAAATCACCCGTTTTTCATTGGAGTACAATACCATCCTGAATACAAAAGTACAGTAGCAAATCCACATCCGATTTTTGTAAACTTTGTGGCTGCTGCAGTGAATGCGCATAAAAAATAATAATTAATATTCTGAAAAGTGTAACGTTTGAATCTAATTCAGCACTAATACCTTTTTAACGAATAACTTTTTAAACTGTAATGGAAGAAAAAAAATTTGATCTTAATTCAATCATTGGTTTTGTATTGATATTTGGAATTTTGATTTGGATTATGTACCAAAATCAGCCTTCTGATAAAGAGATTGCTGCTGAAAAAGCCAAAAAAGAACTAATTGCCAAGCAAGAAGCACAAGCGAAAGCGGATAAAACTAAAACAGCTGTTTTACCGGTTGCTGCAGCTACAACTCCTGGTGATACAGTGCAGTTGGCACAATTACAAAAAACATTAGGTGGTTTTGCTTATTCAGCTACACTACCTTCTGCTAAAGAAGGTTTTACAACTATTGAAAACGAAAAGATTAAACTTAAAATCGCTAACAAAGGTGGTTATATAGTAGAAGCTACGTTGAAAGAGTTCAAAAAGTTTGAAAAAAATTCAGGACAATTAGTTGAATTGATTAAAGACAATAATGCTAATTTAAACATTCAGCTGCAAACTGCGGATAACAGAACTTTAAACTCTAAAGATTTGTTTTTTGAACCGACGCTAACTAAAAATGGTGCAGATCAAATTTTAACAATGCGTTTGAAAGCAGGTGCTAATGAATTCTTAGAATACAAATATGTTCTTAAACCAAATGATTATTTAATTGGTTTTGATGTTCGTTCTCAGGGATTAAACAAAGTTTTAAACACTGGAAAGCCATTAGATTTACAGTGGGATTTAAAAACGTATAGAAACGAAAAAAGTATTTCGTATGAAAACCGTTATGCTGAAATTTATTATGAGCATGAAGATGGTAAAATAAACTATGCAGGTTTAGGAAAACATGAAGAAGAAACCGTTGAAAAAGTTAGTTTTATAGCTTATAAACAACATTTCTTTACCTCTATACTAGTAACGGATAAACCATTCACAACATCAAAGTTAGAATCAACTAATTTAGTGAATGATGAAAAGATAGATACTGTTTTTACGAAACAGTTTAAAACAAATGTTCCTTTAGCATTCTCTAATGGGGAAATTGATTATAAAATGCAATGGTATTTTGGACCGGCAGATTATAAAGTCCTAAAATCATACGATAAGAATTTTCAAAAAATCATTCCATTAGGTTGGGGTATTTTTGGTTGGATCAACCGATTGATTTTTATTCCGTTGTTTGGATTCTTAAGCTCGACAATTGGATTATCATTAGGAATTGCGATTATCATCTTTACGATTATTATTAAATTGGCGATGTCGCCAATTACCTATAAGTCATTCCTGTCTCAGGCAAAAATGAAAGTTTTACGTCCGGAGATTACAGAATTGGGAGAAAAATTCAAAAAAGACCCAATGAAAAAACAACAGGAAACGATGAAACTGTACAACAAAGCAGGAGTAAACCCAATGGCAGGATGTATTCCGGCATTGATTCAGCTTCCTTTTATGTATGCTTCATTCCAGTTCTTCCCTTCAGCTTTTGAGTTAAGACAAAAAGGTTTCCTTTGGGCAGACGATTTGTCTTCTTTTGATGCTGTTGTAAAATTGCCATTCTACATTCCGTTGTATGGAGATCATATCAGTTTGTTCCCAATTTTGGCAGCAATTGCGATTTTCTTCTACATGAAAATGACATCCGGAGATCAGCAAATGGCAGCGCCTCAGCAAGAAGGTATGCCGGATATGGCAAAAATGATGAAAATCATGATTTATGTGTCGCCATTAATGATGTTAATTTTCTTCAATAGTTATGGTGCCGGATTGAGTTTGTATAACTTTATTTCAAACTTAATTACAATCGGAATCATGTATGTAATTAAAAATTACATTGTGGATAGTGATAAAATTCACGCTCAGATTCAGGAAAATAAATTAAAAGAGCCTAAAAAGCAAAGTAAGTTTCAACAACGTCTTCAGGAAGTAATGGAACAGCAAGAAGCTGCGAAAGCTCAGAATAAAAAGAAATAACACCAATAAAAAAATCTCGATTCTTCGGGATTTTTTTATATCTGAAATATACTTAATCAAAGTCAGAATCGTTAAAGTTTAAAATAGAATATAATAGATATGATTTCTAAAAAAATAATAGCCGGATTACTTTTATTAAACACCTTTTTTGCAGTAGCGCAGGAGGTTAATAAATCGGATGCTAACGGGAAAAAAGACGGAGTTTGGAAAGGAATTTATGAAGTTTCTAAACGTCCTCGTTATGAAGGAACTTTTAGTCACGGAAAAGAAACCGGAGTGTTTAAATTTTTTGATGATACTAAAAAAGGAGATGTTGTCGCAACTCGAGATTTTACAGCAAACGATGGAAGTTCGTATACTATTTTTTACGATCAGAATAAAAATAAAGTGAGCGAAGGTAAGGAAATCGGAAAATCGCGTGAAGGTGAGTGGAAGTACTATCATAAGGCTTCGAAAGCAATTATGACACTTGAAAAATACAAAGCCGGAAAATTAGAAGGAGTAAGAACTGTTTTTTATGCAGATTCTAAAATTGCCGAGGAAATGACTTATAAAGAAGGTTTGAAAGAGGGTGTTTATAAGAAGTACGGGCAAAACGGAATTCTATTGGAACAAAGTACTTTTAAGAATAACGAATACAATGGCGATGCTATTTTTTATGACTCTGATGGGGTAGTAGCTTCTAAAGGAAAATTTACCAGAGGGAAGAAATCCGGAATGTGGCAGTTTTACTTTAAAGGAAAATTAACGAAGGAAGTTAATATGAGTGATCCTAAAAGTAGTTATCAGGCCGATTCAAAACCTAAGGCCGAGTAAGTTATATCAGTCCGCTTTGCGGACTTTTTTGTTGTCTCATTTTGAGGAAAGTTCCGGGAGTAATCTTTCAATTTAAATAGGTTTCGTTCAATGAGAACTTTTTAGTGTTGCGTTGTCTATAGGGAGTTAATTTTTTGATCTCTTAGGTTTATTGTAAATAAAAGACTACATTTGTATTATCGATTGTAGCTAGATAAGGTTGTAATTGATTTAGAGTTTTTTTGAAATTCCTGTAGTGAAAAAATAATTAAGTATGAATAATAGGTACAAAATTGTAGTGACTTTATTGTTAAATGTTCTTTTTAATAATGTTGTTATTTCCCAGACTTCTTTGGGTACATGTGATGGTTTTATGAGTAATCTCAAAAAAGAGCTTACGAAGAATCATTCTGATGGTTCTAATAAAAAAGGTGAAATGAAAAGCATTTCTCTTCAAATTGTTGGTTCGGAAAAGTTTACCGGAAAAGTGAATTATAAGGAATCAACAGTTTCAGGTGAATTTTTGATTGGAGAAATCAAGAATGTGCCAGAATCCTCTTTTTTTATCAAAGTAACAGATCAATTTCTGGAAGGACACATTATTTTAAAAAAAGAAAGAGAAGCATATAAGTACTCTTCTGATTTTCAGGGAAAAGCTTATGTGTCAAAAGTTGATATCAATTCTTTGATTTGTATAGATTACGAAAATATACTCCAGGGAGGAAGCGAAACATCAAAAAACAGTTCAGGTAAAATTAGTGCTGCGTTATTAAATTTAGAGAGCTTGCCGGGTGGACGCAGTTGTGTATTATTAGATTTTGACGGACATTACTTGCCCGCGGGAAATAAGTGGAATAATGGTAACGCAATTGATGCAGCTCCATCCGGAATGAGTGATGCAGATATATTGCAATTTTTTGAAATAGTTTCAGAAGATTATAAACCGTTTAATTTGAATATAACAACAAGTGAAGAAGTATACAATAAGTATAAAGAAAGTTTAAGGCTGCGTGTAGTAGTAACTCCGACAAATACAGCAGCTCCGGGAAGTGGAGGTGTAGCCTATATAGGATCCTTTGGTTATGGGCTTCCGGCTTGGTGTTTTAATGTTTCTAGTGCTAAACGTGGGGGAGAAGCTGCTTCGCACGAAATAGGTCATACTTTTGGTTTAGAGCATGATGGGCGCATTTCTCCAAAGGAAGAGTATTTTGCAGGAATAAATGGAACTTCTTGGGCGCCAATTATGGGAGCTGGTTATAACAGACCTATTACACAATGGAGCAAAGGAGAGTATAATAGTGCAAATAATAATGAAGATGACGTTGCTATAATTTCTAGTTTTGGCTCTCCCCCTGGTTTTGTTGGATTTGGAGTAGCAGCGTATAGAGCCGATGACTATGGTAATGGTCCTTCTTCAGCATTTAGTTTAACTTTGGATAATAAAGGAAAGATTACTCAAAAAGAAGGTATAATCGAAAAAGAAGGAGATAATGATTTCTTTGCATTTACTACTACAGGAGGAAATGTTCGTATTACCGCCAATACAAGTGCAAAGACTAATGTTGGTAATCTCCATCTTTCAATTAAATTATATAATTCCGAAGGTGTAGAAATGGGACAATATTGGGATTCTGATCCTTTAAAGTTAAATGCTTCAATGGATGTAAATCTGACGGCAGGCAAGTATTTTATTAGTATTAATGGTATCGGGGCCGGAGATGCAACCAATGGAGGATACTCAGCATATGGTTCTATCGGAAGTTATACTATTTCCGGAACTGTTCCAAACAATAACCTGAACACTGTATCATTTGATAAAAACTTAAACTTTGTGATATATCCCAATCCAAGTAATAAGATTATAACGATTAGATCGGATCACGATGCGACTTTAAGCCTCATTACGATATTGGGGAAAACTATAACAACATTTAAAGTGAAGGCTAATATAGAGGACATACTAAATGTTGAAAATTTATCCAGCGGTATTTATTTTCTGAGTGAAATGAGAGAGGGCAAATTAATCACGCATAAATTTGTTAGAAAGTAATAAGTTTTATTTACAGCGGCATTGTATAAACTAATCAAAAACTACTGCGATTTTCAAAAATAGGGCTTATCTTTGCAGCCTTGTAAAAACATAAACAATTTAGAATGAAACGTGTAGTTGTTGGACTTTCCGGAGGAGTAGATTCAAGTGTTGCTGCCTATTTATTGCAGCAACAAGGATATGAAGTTATTGGCCTTTTTATGAAAAACTGGCACGATGATTCGGTTACGATTTCTAATGAATGCCCATGGTTAGAAGATAGCAATGATGCTTTATTGGTAGCGGAAAAACTCGGTATACCGTTTCAAACTGTTGATTTAAGCGAAGAATACAAAGAGAAAATCGTTGATTATATGTTCAACGAATACGAAAAAGGAAGAACTCCAAATCCGGACGTGCTTTGTAACCGCGAAATCAAGTTTGATGTTTTTATGAAAATCGCTCTAAGTCTTGGAGCCGATTATGTGGCGACCGGGCATTACTGCCAAAAAAGCGAAATTGAAGTCGACGGAAAAACGGTTTATCAATTAGTTGCCGGAAATGATGTGAACAAAGATCAGTCGTACTTTTTGTGTCAGTTGTCTCAGGAACAATTATCCAAAGCATTATTTCCAATTGGAGCATTGACTAAACCTGAGGTTAGGGAAATCGCTGCTGAAATGGAATTGGTTACGGCCGAAAAGAAAGATTCACAAGGGCTTTGTTTTATTGGTAAAGTACGTTTGCCGGAGTTTTTGCAGCAAAAATTACAACCAAAAGAAGGTCTTATTGTTCAGATTGATAAAAACGACCCAATCTATACGATTGAAAAGCCGGAAGGAATTTCTCTGGAAGACGAATTGAAAGTAGAATCTCAAAAACTAAATTATCTTCCAACGATGGGTAAAATAATGGGCAAACATCAGGGAGCACATTATTTTACAAACGGACAAAGAAAGGGCTTAAATGTTGGCGGTACTACAGATCCATTATTTGTAATTGCTACGGATGTTGATACGAATACCATTTATACCGGTTTAACGAGTAATCATCCGGGCTTATTCAAAAAGGCATTGTTTGTGGGGAATTCTGAAGTACACTGGGTTCGCGAAGATTTGAAATTGAAGGAAGGTGAGCAAATGGAAGTGATGGCAAGAATTCGTTACCGTCAGCCACTACAGAAAGCAATCTTGTATCAGTTTGAAAACGGAATGTATGTTCGCTTTGAGGAAGCTCAGTCCGCCATTACTGAAGGTCAGTTTGTAGCGTGGTATTTAGAAAATGAATTAGTTGGTTCGGGAGTAATTTCTTAGCTTTATACTTTTTTACGGAGGTTTCACCTTTAAAAAAGTAATCATGAAGCACTATTTTGTCTTTTTGTTGTTGATTTTTTCTTCCGCGGTGTTTTCGCAGGAAGAGGCATGGGTATACTTTAAAAACAAACCCAACGCACAGGCATCTCTTAATGCTCCGCTTACAATTTTGACACAGCGTGCCTTAGATCGAAGAGCCAATCAAAATATTGCGTTAGATCTTACCGATGCACCTGTAGAGGACTCTTATATCAATCAGGTTAGATCGAGTTCGGGGATAACTATTATGGCAAAATCGAAATGGCTAAATGCACTTCATATTAGAGGAACTCAAACCGATATTACAGCACTTACAGCGCTGTCATTTGTCGATAAAGTGTTTTTTGCCAATAAAAATCTGAATACAACTGCTAAAAAAGTAACTGAGAATAAGATAAGTCAGGTAAAAGACAAACTGAAATCAAAAACGGATTATGCGTACGGAACTTCAGGAGGGCAGATAGAAATGCTGAATGGAAAAGTGCTGCACCAACAGAATAAAACCGGCTTAGGAAAAGTAATTGCCGTTTTAGATGCAGGTTTTCCGGGAGTTAATACAACTTTACCGTTTAAGAAATTAATCGATAATAATCAGATTTTAGGAGGGTACGATTATGTCAATCGAAATGCCAATTTTTATTCAGGAGACAGCCACGGAACAATGGTACTTTCGACAATGGGCGGTTATAAAGAAAATGCTCTGGTAGGTACTGCTCCTGATGCTTCGTATTATTTATACATCACCGAATATGATCCTACTGAGAATCCGGTAGAAGAATCGTATTGGGTAGAGGCAGCAGAAGAAGCAGACCGTGTAGGAGCTGATATTATTACAACTTCTTTGGGGTATTTTGAATTTGACAATCCAAACTACACGCATGCGTATAGCGATATGAACGGGGTGACTAATTTTATCTCCCGTGGTGCCGAAATGGCTTTTAATAAAGGAATAATCGTGGTGGCTTCGGCAGGAAATGAAGGAGCTACAACTGAACCTCATATTGGAGGACCTGCAGATGCTGTTTCAGTAATTACAGTAGGTGCTGTAACTTCTTCAAAAGTTAGATCAGGTTTTAGTTCGATAGGACCAAGTTATGACGGAAGAATTAAACCGGATGTTATGGCACAAGGTACGGCTGCTGTTGTATCTGATAGCGGGGGGAATATTACAACAATAAATGGAACTTCATTTTCTTGTCCAATTATGGCGGGAATGATTGCTTGTTTATGGCAGGCTTTCCCATCCAAAACGAATAAGGAAATTAGGCAGATGATATTGCAGTCTTCTGATCGATATACGGCACCAAATAATAATTATGGTTACGGAATTCCTAATTTTGGAGCCACTTTAGGAGTGGAAGATTTCAAGTCTTTAGGGGAAGTTTTTTCTGTTTTTCCAAATCCAACTAAGACTGCGATTTCCTTTTTGTTTGAAAACAGTACCGCTTCTGTTTCTGTGTACTCTGTTCTGGGGCAAAAGCTAATCGAAAAACAAATTACAAATCAAAACCCTATTCTTTCTGTTGAAGGACTAAAAAGCGGATTGTATTTTTATACTTTTGATGCAGATGGTCTTCATAAAACAGGAAAGATAATTAAACAATAATTACATTTTTGAATGAACAGAATTACACAACTTTTTAAGATCAAATACCCAATTATTCAGGGAGGAATGATCTGGAACAGCGGTTATAAATTAGCAGCAGCAGTAAGTAATGCGGGAGGTTTAGGTTTAATTGGAGCAGGTTCTATGTATCCCGAAGTTTTACGTGAACATATTCAGAAATGCCAAAAAGCGACCAGTAAGCCATTTGGAGTTAACATTCCGATGCTGTATCCCAATATCGAAGAAATAATAAATATTGTGGTAGAAGAAGGAGTGAAAATTGTTTTTACTTCGGCAGGAAATCCAAAAACGTGGACTTCGTTTTTAAAAGAAAAAGGAATTACAGTCGTACATGTAGTGAGCAGCACTGTTTTTGCTTTAAAAGCGCAGGAGGCTGGTGTTGATGCTATTGTCGCCGAAGGATTTGAAGCAGGAGGACACAATGGACGTGACGAAACGACAACCTTAACTTTAATCCCGATGGTGAAAGAGAAAGTTCTGATACCTCTTATTGCTGCAGGTGGAATTGCAACAGGCAGAGGAATGCTTGCTGCAATGATTTTAGGAGCCGATGGTGTTCAGGTGGGAAGTCGTTTTGCAGCTTCGATCGAATCCTCGGCACATGATAACTTTAAAGAAACGATCGTTAAGGTTAAAGAAGGAGATACACAACTAACTTTAAAAGAACTGGCACCTGTTCGATTGGTTAAGAATAAATTCTATCAGGACGTTCAGGAATTGTATGAAAAATGTCCTTCAAAGGATGATTTGGTACAGCTTTTAGGAAGAGCCAGAGCTAAAAAAGGAATGTTTGAAGGAGATCTTGAAGAAGGAGAACTTGAAATAGGTCAAATTGCAGGATTAATTCATGAAATTTTGCCGGTAGAGCAAATTGTTCAACAAATGATGTCCGATTTTGAAGCTGCCTGCCAGGAAAAGGCTAAATTTGAGTTCTAAATTACCCCCAAGAAATACAATATGAATTCTATACGCACTTTTATACTTTTATCTTTTTTGGGACTTGGTTTACAGCAAACTTTTAGTCAGTCTTACCAGTTCAAAACATCGGGTTTTAGTGTCCTGGAGAAAAATGAAAAAGGCAAATGGGGAGAATGGTCCGATCTTGATTTGGTTAACCTTTCGGTAATTTTGGATACCAATAAACACAGAATTGTGGTCTACTCGCAGGAAATACAGCTTTTTAGTATTTTGGATTACATGGAGAGGGAAGAGAATGATACCGATATTGTCTATTCTTTTATGTGTAAAGACAATGACGGCAAAGCCTGTAAATTATCTATCATCACCCGAAAAAAACAGGATTTCCGCAAACAGCTTTACATCAACTACAACGACCGTATTATTGTGTATAATATGGTTAGTGTGTAGTTTGAGGTTCTGAGTGGCTAAGGTTCTAAGCTACTAAGTTAGTAAACTTTCTTAGAGTCTTATCAGCTTAGAATCTCAGAACCTTAGTTACTTAGAGCCTTAGCAACTTAGAGCATTAGCATCTTTCTCTTAAGAATCAATATCCTTAATAAACTCATCATGCTTCTGAGAAAACGATGATAGCAAAGCCTGTAAGTTATTTATCATCACCCGAAAAAAAACAGGACTTCCGCAAACAGCTTTATATCAACTACGACGACCTCATTATTGTGTATAATATGGTTAGTGTGTAGTTTGAGGTTCTGAGTGGCTAAGGTTCTAAGCTACTAAGTTAGTACACTTTCTTAGAGTCTTATCAGCTTAGAATCTCAGAACCTTAGCAACTTAGAGCCTTAGCAACTTAGAGTCTTAGTATCTTTCTCTTAAGAATCAATATCCTTAATAAACTCATCATATTCCGGATAAAACATCTCAAGAGTTAATATGTTTTCTCAGAACCTTAGCCACTTAGAGTCTTAGCATCTTTCTCCTTAAGAATCAATATCCTTAATAAACTCATCATGCTTCTGAGAAAACGATGATGGCAAAGCCTGTAAGTTATTTATCATCACCCGAAAAAAAAACAGGACTTCCGCAAACAGCTTTATATCAACTACGACGACCTCATTATTGTGTATAATATGGTTAGTGTGTAGTTTGAGGTTCTGAGTGGCTAAGGTTCTAAGCTACTAAGTTAGTACACTTTCTTAGAGTCTTATCAGCTTAGAATCTCAGAACCTTAGCAACTTAGAACCTTAGCCACTTAGAGCCTTAGCCACTTAGAGCCTTAGCATCTTTCTCTTAAGAATCGATATCCTTAATAAACTCATCATATTCCAGGTAAAACATTTCCAAAGCATGCATTTTTTCGTTAAAGAAATCGAAAATAGTATCCCAGTTATTGCGATTACTAAATCCAACCCCTAATTTTTCGATCCAAATTCGACTGATCGTTTTACCGCTTTCAAGAGTGTAGTTTTTTTCGAAAACCAAATCTTTAATGAATTCTTCCTCCAGTATATTTTTTAATGCTTCAATTTTTTCAAAGTAAGCATTTCGTTTTTCATCGCTTCTTTGTTCGATATCAATTAGAACCTGTGCTTTTTTATTATCTACATAAAATTTAAAGGAAAAATCTTTAATTTTGGTATCGTAAAGTACCCATTTACGAGGATATTTTTCGGCGAATGCCACCCAGAATTCTCTTTTTATCTTTTGTGATTCTTCTTTACTGTACATTTTTAAGACTTGATTTTAGAAAACTTGTAGAACCGCGTTTTCTAGACTATATTTATATTTTATTTAAAAGTACAAAAATAAACTTTGCTTATGGATTTTCAAGACTTTTTAGAATATGTTCCTGATTTAATTCCGGCAGTATTGCCGGCGGAATTGGCTCATATTAAAATGGCTCCAAAAGAACGCCTCGAAGCCTTGAAGAATCTTGATTTGAAAGATAAAAATCCGCGTATTGCAGCGGTCATGATGTTGTTTTATCCAAAAAACAATAAAACACATCTCGTATTGATTGTCCGAAATGCATATAATGGAGTTCATTCGTCTCAAATTGCTTTTCCCGGAGGAAAATATGAAACGACTGATGCAAATTATGAAGAGACTGCTTTGCGCGAAACACATGAAGAAGTAGGCGTTGCACCTGAAAGAATAGAGCTAATCAAACAATTTACACCTATGTATATTCCGCCAAGCAACTTCCTGGTGCATCCTTTTTTAGGTATTTCCAAAGAAGAGCTTTTATTTTATCCGGATATCAGAGAAGTAGCGAGTATTATAGAATTACCGCTCTCTGTTTTTTTGAATGATGAAATTGTTATTGAAGTCACATTATCAACTTCTTACGCAAATAACGCTTTAGTTCCCGCATTTAACATACAAAATCATATCGTTTGGGGAGCAACTGCCATGATATTGAGTGAACTGAGAGATGTTTTAAAAACGACTTTTGACAAAAAAACATAAAGAATAAAAATTAACAATTTGATATTCATAGTGCTACCGGTTTATTTTAGAAATTGTTTTGGAGGATCGGTAAAAGAATAATTTTTGTAAGTTTGCGTCCTAATAAAATAATACAATTGACAGCTATGGGATTGTTTAAACGAAATCCTTTCGGACATATATTATTCATCAAGAAATGGTTGATCCGTATTTTGGGAGCCATGACTCACCGAAGATATAGAGGTTTTAATGAATTGCAGATCGAAGGATCGGAAATAATTAAAACGCTTCCGGATACAAATGTTTT
It includes:
- a CDS encoding CTP synthase, yielding MNQTKYIFVTGGVTSSLGKGIIAASLAKLLQGRGYRTTIQKFDPYINVDPGTLNPYEHGECYVTDDGAETDLDLGHYERFLNVPTSQANNVTTGRVYLSVIEKERRGEFLGKTVQVVPHITNEIKDRMQLLGKSGDYDIVITEIGGTVGDIESLPYIESVRQLVWELGENNGIVIHLTLVPYLAAAGELKTKPTQHSVKTLMESGIKADILVCRTEHELSQELRQKLALFCNVKKEAVIQSIDASTIYEVPNLMLEEGLDVVALKKLDLPKKALPDLKNWNTFLKRLKNPKHTVNIGLVGKYVEMQDCYKSILEAFIHAGAANETKVNVISIHSEHINAENIVEKLAGLDGVLVAPGFGERGIEGKIEAVRYVRENNIPFFGICLGMQMSVIEYSRNILGYKEANSTEMNDKTPHPVVNLMEEQKTVTDKGGTMRLGAWKCDIKPDTLAYKIYGQKTISERHRHRYEYNNKYADELQNAGLKASGVNPDTGLVEIVELENHPFFIGVQYHPEYKSTVANPHPIFVNFVAAAVNAHKK
- the yidC gene encoding membrane protein insertase YidC, which codes for MEEKKFDLNSIIGFVLIFGILIWIMYQNQPSDKEIAAEKAKKELIAKQEAQAKADKTKTAVLPVAAATTPGDTVQLAQLQKTLGGFAYSATLPSAKEGFTTIENEKIKLKIANKGGYIVEATLKEFKKFEKNSGQLVELIKDNNANLNIQLQTADNRTLNSKDLFFEPTLTKNGADQILTMRLKAGANEFLEYKYVLKPNDYLIGFDVRSQGLNKVLNTGKPLDLQWDLKTYRNEKSISYENRYAEIYYEHEDGKINYAGLGKHEEETVEKVSFIAYKQHFFTSILVTDKPFTTSKLESTNLVNDEKIDTVFTKQFKTNVPLAFSNGEIDYKMQWYFGPADYKVLKSYDKNFQKIIPLGWGIFGWINRLIFIPLFGFLSSTIGLSLGIAIIIFTIIIKLAMSPITYKSFLSQAKMKVLRPEITELGEKFKKDPMKKQQETMKLYNKAGVNPMAGCIPALIQLPFMYASFQFFPSAFELRQKGFLWADDLSSFDAVVKLPFYIPLYGDHISLFPILAAIAIFFYMKMTSGDQQMAAPQQEGMPDMAKMMKIMIYVSPLMMLIFFNSYGAGLSLYNFISNLITIGIMYVIKNYIVDSDKIHAQIQENKLKEPKKQSKFQQRLQEVMEQQEAAKAQNKKK
- a CDS encoding toxin-antitoxin system YwqK family antitoxin, whose protein sequence is MISKKIIAGLLLLNTFFAVAQEVNKSDANGKKDGVWKGIYEVSKRPRYEGTFSHGKETGVFKFFDDTKKGDVVATRDFTANDGSSYTIFYDQNKNKVSEGKEIGKSREGEWKYYHKASKAIMTLEKYKAGKLEGVRTVFYADSKIAEEMTYKEGLKEGVYKKYGQNGILLEQSTFKNNEYNGDAIFYDSDGVVASKGKFTRGKKSGMWQFYFKGKLTKEVNMSDPKSSYQADSKPKAE
- a CDS encoding T9SS type A sorting domain-containing protein; this encodes MNNRYKIVVTLLLNVLFNNVVISQTSLGTCDGFMSNLKKELTKNHSDGSNKKGEMKSISLQIVGSEKFTGKVNYKESTVSGEFLIGEIKNVPESSFFIKVTDQFLEGHIILKKEREAYKYSSDFQGKAYVSKVDINSLICIDYENILQGGSETSKNSSGKISAALLNLESLPGGRSCVLLDFDGHYLPAGNKWNNGNAIDAAPSGMSDADILQFFEIVSEDYKPFNLNITTSEEVYNKYKESLRLRVVVTPTNTAAPGSGGVAYIGSFGYGLPAWCFNVSSAKRGGEAASHEIGHTFGLEHDGRISPKEEYFAGINGTSWAPIMGAGYNRPITQWSKGEYNSANNNEDDVAIISSFGSPPGFVGFGVAAYRADDYGNGPSSAFSLTLDNKGKITQKEGIIEKEGDNDFFAFTTTGGNVRITANTSAKTNVGNLHLSIKLYNSEGVEMGQYWDSDPLKLNASMDVNLTAGKYFISINGIGAGDATNGGYSAYGSIGSYTISGTVPNNNLNTVSFDKNLNFVIYPNPSNKIITIRSDHDATLSLITILGKTITTFKVKANIEDILNVENLSSGIYFLSEMREGKLITHKFVRK
- the mnmA gene encoding tRNA 2-thiouridine(34) synthase MnmA — protein: MKRVVVGLSGGVDSSVAAYLLQQQGYEVIGLFMKNWHDDSVTISNECPWLEDSNDALLVAEKLGIPFQTVDLSEEYKEKIVDYMFNEYEKGRTPNPDVLCNREIKFDVFMKIALSLGADYVATGHYCQKSEIEVDGKTVYQLVAGNDVNKDQSYFLCQLSQEQLSKALFPIGALTKPEVREIAAEMELVTAEKKDSQGLCFIGKVRLPEFLQQKLQPKEGLIVQIDKNDPIYTIEKPEGISLEDELKVESQKLNYLPTMGKIMGKHQGAHYFTNGQRKGLNVGGTTDPLFVIATDVDTNTIYTGLTSNHPGLFKKALFVGNSEVHWVREDLKLKEGEQMEVMARIRYRQPLQKAILYQFENGMYVRFEEAQSAITEGQFVAWYLENELVGSGVIS
- a CDS encoding S8 family serine peptidase, which produces MKHYFVFLLLIFSSAVFSQEEAWVYFKNKPNAQASLNAPLTILTQRALDRRANQNIALDLTDAPVEDSYINQVRSSSGITIMAKSKWLNALHIRGTQTDITALTALSFVDKVFFANKNLNTTAKKVTENKISQVKDKLKSKTDYAYGTSGGQIEMLNGKVLHQQNKTGLGKVIAVLDAGFPGVNTTLPFKKLIDNNQILGGYDYVNRNANFYSGDSHGTMVLSTMGGYKENALVGTAPDASYYLYITEYDPTENPVEESYWVEAAEEADRVGADIITTSLGYFEFDNPNYTHAYSDMNGVTNFISRGAEMAFNKGIIVVASAGNEGATTEPHIGGPADAVSVITVGAVTSSKVRSGFSSIGPSYDGRIKPDVMAQGTAAVVSDSGGNITTINGTSFSCPIMAGMIACLWQAFPSKTNKEIRQMILQSSDRYTAPNNNYGYGIPNFGATLGVEDFKSLGEVFSVFPNPTKTAISFLFENSTASVSVYSVLGQKLIEKQITNQNPILSVEGLKSGLYFYTFDADGLHKTGKIIKQ